taaaatattttaaaggtcATGGATCTCAACAACACtactgtttagttcatttaAGGTCATTTCAACAATCAGAGCTAAAACTGTTTATTGCTGCCACCTTTAGATTACGCACACTTTGagcacaataataatacaacagTATGATAATACCatcataaataattttataacaGTCGGTGTCCTTCTGAGAGCTCGGATAAactcttttgtttttctgaaccTATGTGCGATTATTCAGTCCACAGTATTAGTTTAACTAAAGCCTCTCTGCTGCTTCTACACAGAGGAACGAGAACAGTGTCTCCTGAATAGATCCACATTCCTCCAGTGCAAAACCTTCATGAGGAATCCAGAGTTCAGGCAGAGATGACATGAATGTGACGGGaggggtttgtgtgtttagggGAGGGAGCAAGGCATGAACGGCAAGTCCTGTACAACTGCTGGTCATTTCTCTGACGGgcagcgtgttgtgtgtgtgtctccatttagtttgcttttatttattgactCCGGGCTGCGTTGGCATATCACTGTCACAGAAAACAGCCAACTTCAGGTAGGCaaatgattgtgtttgtttgtggtacTTACTGAAATGTAGGAAATCTGACCCTGTATCTAGTACATGATCTGTACAtcaaattattgtttttatgaatatttatcaCAGCATAAAATTGACTGTttacattattaatgttttatggtCGCGGAAAATATTTTAAGAGCCCTTAAAGATATAGCAGGAGGCATTGTGCAAGatctttaatgcatttaaaatatttatttattaaggccCTGTTGTGGTGCACTCTCAGATTTGTGATActatatctatttttatatcttAAATATATTCTGTTCATTAACAATGACATTTAATTGTCCTTCATGCTGTCTTTCAAAAGTCCTGGCTCAGACTACTGCGTTAGAGATCTACCAGGATTTCCAAAGTTATAACCTGATGTAACCTGATCCATTTTTAGGGATTGCCAAACAAATAACCTTGACTCAAGTCCCTTCCATTCAAGCAAAAAGAAACGAAAAGTAAAAGTTAAAGACGTTTGTGTTTTGAACAGTAGCTGATGATGCCTGAGTTGAAGCCGTGTTGGCATACTGGATGCCGCTCGTCCCACTGCTTTATGTAACAAACTTTTTACAGCAGTGGCAGCTGCAGAACAAGAATCATGTGCTACACACTCatagcttcacacacacacatgcacagactgAGCGTCATAGGGaagtccaaaaataaatctgataAATCCTCGTATAAAATCATCAGCAGGGACACTGTCCTAGTTCCACTGCAAGgtgtctcttccttccttccttctcttcgTTCTCTACACAATAGTGTATGTGATGTGATTGGTAGTTAATTCAGACACAAATCACCATAGATGTCTTGCGCTGCTCTTGTGGAGTCGCAACTTTCTAAATAAAAGCATAACTTTATGACCTTTTAATGTCCCTCAGCTAAAAGAAATCAAATGGAAGAAAAGCTTTGCTTATTTCCAGGAACAGGACAATGTCATCTCATGACTCTGTCTATGAATAGTGCCAGTAGCTAGGAAatggacaaaacaaaaactatatGTGGCTTTAGAAGGAACAAGTCATGAATCAGGATTATTTAAAAAGCATGACTTTAGCTTGAATAAGGGGACACCAGGATACAACGGTATTATCTATCCGTAATTGATTCTTAAGCTGTTCAGTAAAGCTGAGGGAAAACAATGAATGGTTAGAGaatctgactcgtaatcctaaggttgtgggtttgagtctcgggccggccacgactgaggtgcccttgagcaaggcaccgaaccccccagcTGCTCCCCGGGCGGCGCAGAATAAATGGCTatccactgctctgggtgtgttcacggtgtgtgtgtgttcactgctgtgtgtgtgtgtgcactttggatggatcaaatgcagagaacaaattctgagtatgggtcaccgtacttagccgtatgtcacgtcactttcatatTATTGCCAATGATAGTTGCAACTAATGGTTAAcgcattggactactgatcggaaagtcatgagttcaaatcccaggtccaccaagttgccactgttgggcccttaaccctcaattgctggGTTATGTAAATTGAAATACAACTCAATTTATATAAATGCTGTACCGTAAATGAAAGGGTTCCGGTGACACTGCGTGACTTCTTTACACAGCTGATATTCACATCTAAAATGCCTAGACAGCTCACTggagacacttttttttatccatgGCATCCAAAACTTTAAGGTAGCTAGCTGATGCATTTAATCAATCCAATCAATCCTGGCTGTATAAGAAGCAGTGTATGATCCAGGTTTTCACCAATTATCCAGCAACAAGTCCAGGACAGTAGAAAAAGCAGCCAATGCTGAAAACATGGGGTTATGGCTTGATCTGGGTCACAAAACGTACGACTCCACCTTGCTTgctttaaacaaatacacactaaTAATAGAACTGAAACATTCCGAGTAACTTCGAGAGAAAATCACACATCATATTTATACTCCATGACGGTTGGGGAAGGTCTATGGTTCCTCTGTATGCTAGCATCCAGGGCTTCAAAGCAATAGAGACCCACATAATAAGAGCTTAGTTAATTAAAGGACATCTTCAGATGTTTAACAATCAAACAGAGTTGCAGTAGTTGAGCTGATCATATTTGTTATCTGTCCATATTCTGTAGTGCTTATCTTACTCAGGGTCCTGAGGAACCCGGAGACTTAGACATAGAGTCTTATAGGACATGGGGCACGTGGCAGAGGACACCATGAATAGGTGCTATAACCCGTTGCAGGGCACAGTCACAatcctcacacactacagacaatttagagatgccactCAGCCTACAacgtgtctttggactggagagGAACTGACACACCCCAAAGCATAAGGGGAGAACATCCAAACTCTGCATACACAAAGCTACAACACCTGGTGCAGTTAATAGTGTTTAAGgcataaatatttcaaaagtTTAACTTCACTAATTAACACCAAAGTAAATCTCAACAAGGAACTATTTTACATTAGTGTTAGGCAGATAAGATTTAAATTAAAGGCCCGCTAAAAGCTTTTTTCTACAGCTTTGTCCTGCTATAGAGTATGAATTTAATTATGAATAGTGAAGATATTCTGCTTAATTCATACTCTGTACATTGCCTTGACTTTTTAACACTTGGTGATAAGGACAACTTgacatttaataaaagaaaaacaaatagtgTATGCACTATTGATTTAACGGACTAAACTTTTGCAGTTGGACATGTGGGTTTGTTTAGATATCTCCACTGCATCATTTTTTGTGCCAGCTGAATTTAAAGCAATATATGTTTAATTTCTATTAACCTTTTCTCTGAAACTCATTGTCTCAAAACCAAAGACGTGTGGTTTGCTGAGTGTGCTCCTATATTGGTAGTATGAAGGAAACGTTCTCATATTCATGTCGTAAACAAGATAAGAAATAAACTGACCAATACTGGGGTTAATATCTATgtgcagttttttattttagttattttgtcTGCATGTGTAGAACTGTGAAGTGGTTCAGATTGTGTACACAACAAACAGATTTGGGAAGCCTACTAGGAAAAGTGTTGGATAGTTGTGTTCAGTCAGGTTGTGTAAGATGTTAACTCTACTTGTGGGGGCATGCAGAAGCTGGTGTAGATATTTTGGATTCTAGCTCCTGGGGCAAGTGGAGGATTTTGGAAAGGGCGCTCTACCCAGTCACACGCATGTTGTTTCTTTAtatgttgtttctttttatatttctctcttattctctttatatttaatacaacCAGAGGGAATTTGATGATTTCTGCTAGACTACTGTTCGTAACTCCTGTAACTTTCAGCTACATGTTACAAGGTTCCTGATGCCAAATCCATTACAGCAAGATCACATTAGGTCACTTTCACCAAGGCTTATGTTTTTAACTTTTATGCAAAGCAGATCAAAAATAGGAGCGCAGGCTTAGAGGGACTTGAGTCCACCTGTGATTATGACTGAATGGTTTCTCAAAGCAGCAAAGATCTGATGTCTCTGGTGTGCCACAACTTTGATAATGTGTCAGAAATGAAAGCGGTTTTAAGGTCGAATGAGATTGATTAGAATGATCCGAGAGAGATAGTTATGactgtatggaaaaaaaaaaagaccaaaaaaaaagacaaaatctgAGATTAGAGACggcgtttgtgtgtgagtggaaaaataaactaaaaggaTGTGTGTctaagagagaggaaagagctagagagagaaTTTTAGATGTGAAACAAATATGAATATCAGGTTTATCTACCAGCTGAATCTGCAGGTTGTGAcaagtttttttattcatgcagCTCATTAAGTCAGTCAGACATGCATTACTGCACAGGCTTTAGCTTTCCCTGCTCTGCCTCCTGAAATGACTCATTTTGTTTTAGAGCATAGAGGCAGCTATGCAGAAGGGATTTGCTGTTATGCAGCACAATATCATTAAAAAACCTTCTAATCCTTTATCTGCACGCCTGTGATATTTCTGTGCCAATCAGTTATCTTCTTCGTCCCCTGTTACACGTTGGTTAAACACATTGTACAACAGACTCTTTCTGTAGGAGATGGCGGTCAGGATTAGTGCTGAAAATTACCAGACACTTACGTGGATTCTGACTCATGAGTCTTCAGGTGTTCCAGTTAAGAGGAAGAGAACAGGACATGAATGTACGAAAAAGACATAAGCATAAATGTATTTTCAACCCCCCATCATTCGAGCCACTGGAATGGCAGGAAACAAATGTACTCAGAGGAAACTGTCAAAAAATTATGCTTGACTCCCATTTGAAGTCGAGTTCTATTGCTCCTTGGGTAGCACCTTTAAGTATCTCCTCCTGCCTGAGTGTTTCAGACCAAACCTTGTTCTACTGAAACTATAAAATGGGAACTGTGTACCTTTTGTCAGAAAAGATTCATGATATTCATTCTCAATAAATTTAGCACATATAAAGATGATGTATTTAGACATGCTATAGAAACTCTGTAATTAGACATGCTATAGAAACATTCAGTATAACTCCGGGCACTGCCACCAAACTTGCATTAAAACAATAGCAGGTTTATTTTTGTGCAGATTGTGACATTCTTCTTGGAAGACATTCATTCTTAACAGGTTCTCACCACATGCATTTACTCTGTGGTTTTTTATGACGCAGTTTCCTCTGATTCCTGCACTATATTTATTAAACTGATTTAAACTCTCCTTCTGAATGACGTTACTAGGGAAGTGCACTGGTACATGCTATTTCCTGTCACAGTTCACACCAGTAGTTTTTCAACAATGACAGTGTCTTCATCTCAGTGAGTCAGTTTGCACTTTAGCAAACATTTATGCCACATTAGTAAATGTAATTTGCCCTCGCAATATAACAACTGACTGTCTCTCGGTTTTCCAGGTCAttctgaaattattttatttgtaattcaaACTGAATACTGACATTTTTCCTACTGAGGTTTACATCTGATAGGTTTTATTCAGTCTGTACCAGTGTCAACTTCTTCAAGATTATAACATAAATTCTCTCaaaaatcattacatttttgCATTGCATTTGTTTGATGTTCAAGCCTTGTCTTATTATTTTGCAGGGTGCAGTGTTTAGCCTGGAGGATGTGGAAGAACCAGGTGCGCTCATCGCTGAAGACAGTAACGATATCTACATCCTGTCAGGGGAGCAGGGTCGCGAGCAACTGAGCCCCCCTGAGTCACTGCTCATCAGCGTGGCAGACAGCAGCGGCCTGAGCTCCTGGCACACGGAGAGTTTGCCTGTATCGCTGAGTGGCCACGACTCCTGGGCTCAGGTTGGCACCATGGAGCCGGAGGATGCCAAGAGTGTGGACAGTGGTGAGGGCGTGGCCTCGGCTGAGGAGCGCAGTGAGAACAACTCGTCCAATTCGGACATTGTGCATGTGGAGCGTGAGGAGGCTGAGCTTCTTGAGGAGGGAGAAGCTGTAGAAGAGGAAGAGCTGCAGGAAAGCGTGCTCAGTGTCCTGGGCACTGACAGTGAGCTGGAGGCCCTCAGAGAGGAGCTTAGAACAGAAGTTTCATTTCCACAACAGTCGGTTTCAGAAGCACCAGTGTCCCCGATGTCCCTAGAGGAGCAAATTGTCATCCTGGAGGCACCTCCTAGCCTGGTCTGTGCTGTTCCACCAGTTGATGTAGAACCCAAGTCCCTCACTCCTTCTTGCACTGCTGTCTTTACTGATGCTCCAGTTGAAGTAGAGCCAGAACATCTTGCTCTTTCATCCTCTACTGTCATTGTTGATGCTCCAGTTGGTGTGGAGCAGGAATGTTCTGTTCATCCTTCCCTTCCTATTGCTGCTTCACCCCAAGTGCTtcatcctgaacctgagcctcaGTCAGCTCAGCCAGAACCTGTTCTAGCTCCTGTGGAGCCAGTGGTACGAAGAACAGTTCAAGAACACGAAGCTAAAGTTGAGCCACAGACTGAGGCTGTCCATGCAGCTCCATTGCATGAGATACTTCCAAAAAAGCCACAAGCAGTGATTGTACAGGACATTACAGCCCAGAAATCACCCCTTAAACCCCCAGCTCCAGCGCAGAAGATGCCATCACTGGAGCCAAACATTGTACAGGAGACCTCTGCTCCATTCCAGGTTCCTCTTCTTTTACCTCCTGCTGCAGCTTTAGAACAGGAAATACTACCACAGCATCTACAGTCTGTACACACAGCATCTATTCCAGCTCAGAAGCCACCTGCTGCTCCAGCACACCCGGAGCCTGTACCGGAGCCTGTACCGGAGCCTGTACCAGAGCCTGTACCAGAGCCTGTACCAGAGCCTGTGTCATCTGAGCTTACTGTTCTTCTGTATGGTGGTGCTGCATTGGTAGCCATTGCTGCTTTGGTGGTCTATGGAGCTCTGGCTTACAGGAAGAAGTATTAGAACGTGA
The DNA window shown above is from Tachysurus fulvidraco isolate hzauxx_2018 chromosome 13, HZAU_PFXX_2.0, whole genome shotgun sequence and carries:
- the bcl2l13 gene encoding bcl-2-like protein 13 isoform X2, coding for MQVLDTHLVSATRTLLSGQLDYENFQSAVKEISSHSEGGWSKVLVPLVLLQALHSEGYPLTSLLSLGEQYVVEAEADFIIQQGGWGAVFSLEDVEEPGALIAEDSNDIYILSGEQGREQLSPPESLLISVADSSGLSSWHTESLPVSLSGHDSWAQVGTMEPEDAKSVDSGEGVASAEERSENNSSNSDIVHVEREEAELLEEGEAVEEEELQESVLSVLGTDSELEALREELRTEVSFPQQSVSEAPVSPMSLEEQIVILEAPPSLVCAVPPVDVEPKSLTPSCTAVFTDAPVEVEPEHLALSSSTVIVDAPVGVEQECSVHPSLPIAASPQVLHPEPEPQSAQPEPVLAPVEPVVRRTVQEHEAKVEPQTEAVHAAPLHEILPKKPQAVIVQDITAQKSPLKPPAPAQKMPSLEPNIVQETSAPFQVPLLLPPAAALEQEILPQHLQSVHTASIPAQKPPAAPAHPEPVPEPVPEPVPEPVPEPVPEPVSSELTVLLYGGAALVAIAALVVYGALAYRKKY
- the bcl2l13 gene encoding bcl-2-like protein 13 isoform X1 encodes the protein MAAPGSTSNVPEGFHYETKYVLLCYLGLPPRSHFRLEEGASGQASQETAVEKTSRIKEQIEEQLKQLEDEITASFPSTGFDRQTSPVFSPANPENTIEDSLAVLGDRVMQVLDTHLVSATRTLLSGQLDYENFQSAVKEISSHSEGGWSKVLVPLVLLQALHSEGYPLTSLLSLGEQYVVEAEADFIIQQGGWGAVFSLEDVEEPGALIAEDSNDIYILSGEQGREQLSPPESLLISVADSSGLSSWHTESLPVSLSGHDSWAQVGTMEPEDAKSVDSGEGVASAEERSENNSSNSDIVHVEREEAELLEEGEAVEEEELQESVLSVLGTDSELEALREELRTEVSFPQQSVSEAPVSPMSLEEQIVILEAPPSLVCAVPPVDVEPKSLTPSCTAVFTDAPVEVEPEHLALSSSTVIVDAPVGVEQECSVHPSLPIAASPQVLHPEPEPQSAQPEPVLAPVEPVVRRTVQEHEAKVEPQTEAVHAAPLHEILPKKPQAVIVQDITAQKSPLKPPAPAQKMPSLEPNIVQETSAPFQVPLLLPPAAALEQEILPQHLQSVHTASIPAQKPPAAPAHPEPVPEPVPEPVPEPVPEPVPEPVSSELTVLLYGGAALVAIAALVVYGALAYRKKY